Proteins from one Marinitoga sp. 38H-ov genomic window:
- a CDS encoding carbohydrate ABC transporter permease yields the protein MSWNKFANTMGLLIVYLLVIGGAIIMVMPFAWMVVTSLKTGGEIAQWPPKWTSKNFKSEISVFLKNAPSTSIGSQGSLSLVEFRASNTGDEYNNFKKVLSIEDDKVRRGEVTLKFSKLNYANNDNLENIINNLKEFSVNYALIPEISNEISSLDVSPESFENFYFKLYSTSNGLFKKSQILKNLNKELQGSVKYIDNFISKSLDRLPYLKIKDNDNSVVRQEKENKKEELKSYLENLKIIIIDLISLVDNYSRGTGIISNNEINDILEKIDSIDFKLFTDMYLRNVNRILEKNIYNPIIYNKNTLIFKTFFDDNFEKIQTNNSNTKIVKFNIPTKDEMKENFLNALNNSNIPQEFKDFIDTNADILDIKDNFILGIEHHYNDMVLDKLNISSEDLSRALMIIRSLTKYNDLSNISNYLNTFDSEFVNEKNLNLDNLRELTVLRKEYNEIIDQFNNLYSDSISMVNIIEAPDIVDKIYYRNYSTIEIYFKDIYAIWFVDEVPEMTAKFTPKQIFANVFQNYVDAWNAAPFSKYYINTVFMATSTTILEIIFAAMAAFAFAKLEFWGKNFIFTLFLATMMVPGEVMLVPNFITISKFKWLDTYYALIIPWVVSVFAIFLLRQQFMTIPNDLWDAAKIDGSSSWRFLWTVMVPLSKPALITGALLKFVGSWNAFLWVLIVTKSPEMRTLAVGLQTFTTESGTMYNLLMAASTFSIIPIIILFIFMQKYFVAGIARSGLKG from the coding sequence GGAGCTATTATAATGGTTATGCCATTTGCTTGGATGGTTGTTACTTCATTAAAAACTGGTGGAGAAATTGCACAATGGCCACCTAAATGGACATCAAAAAATTTTAAATCTGAAATCTCTGTATTTTTAAAAAATGCTCCTTCTACATCTATTGGAAGTCAAGGTAGCTTAAGTTTAGTTGAATTTAGAGCTTCTAATACTGGTGATGAATATAATAATTTTAAAAAAGTTTTAAGTATAGAAGATGATAAGGTTAGACGTGGAGAAGTAACTTTAAAGTTTTCAAAACTTAATTATGCTAATAATGATAATTTAGAAAATATAATTAATAATTTAAAAGAATTTAGTGTTAATTATGCTCTAATACCAGAAATATCTAATGAGATTTCTTCATTAGATGTTTCACCAGAAAGTTTTGAAAATTTTTATTTTAAATTATATTCTACATCAAATGGTTTGTTTAAAAAATCACAAATATTAAAAAATTTAAATAAAGAATTGCAGGGATCTGTAAAATATATAGATAATTTTATTTCAAAATCATTAGATAGATTACCTTATTTAAAAATCAAGGATAACGATAATTCTGTTGTAAGACAAGAAAAAGAAAATAAAAAAGAAGAATTAAAATCATATTTAGAAAATTTAAAAATTATTATTATTGATCTTATTAGTTTAGTTGATAATTATTCACGTGGAACTGGTATTATTTCAAATAATGAAATTAATGATATATTAGAAAAAATTGATTCTATCGATTTCAAATTATTTACTGATATGTATTTAAGAAATGTAAATAGAATATTGGAAAAAAACATTTATAACCCTATAATATATAATAAGAATACATTGATTTTCAAAACTTTCTTTGATGATAATTTTGAAAAAATTCAAACAAATAATTCAAATACAAAAATTGTAAAGTTTAATATTCCAACTAAAGATGAAATGAAAGAAAACTTTTTAAATGCTTTAAATAATTCAAATATTCCACAAGAATTTAAAGATTTCATTGATACAAATGCTGATATATTAGATATCAAAGATAATTTTATACTAGGTATAGAACATCATTATAATGATATGGTTTTAGATAAATTAAATATTTCATCTGAAGATTTATCTAGAGCTTTAATGATTATTCGTTCTTTAACTAAATATAATGATTTAAGTAATATATCAAATTATTTAAATACTTTCGATTCTGAATTTGTAAATGAGAAAAATTTAAATTTAGATAATTTAAGAGAATTAACTGTTTTAAGAAAAGAATATAATGAAATTATAGATCAATTTAATAACTTATATTCAGATTCCATTTCTATGGTTAATATTATTGAAGCACCAGATATTGTTGATAAGATATATTATAGGAATTACTCAACTATAGAAATTTATTTCAAAGATATATATGCAATATGGTTTGTTGATGAAGTTCCTGAAATGACAGCTAAATTTACTCCTAAACAAATTTTTGCTAATGTTTTTCAAAATTATGTTGATGCTTGGAATGCAGCTCCATTTTCAAAATATTATATAAATACAGTATTTATGGCTACATCTACAACAATTTTAGAAATTATTTTTGCTGCAATGGCAGCGTTTGCCTTTGCAAAATTAGAATTTTGGGGTAAAAACTTTATTTTCACATTATTCTTAGCTACTATGATGGTTCCTGGTGAAGTTATGTTAGTTCCTAACTTCATTACTATTAGTAAATTTAAATGGTTAGATACATATTATGCTTTAATTATTCCTTGGGTTGTTAGTGTTTTTGCTATATTCCTATTAAGGCAACAATTTATGACAATACCTAATGACTTATGGGATGCTGCTAAAATTGATGGTAGTAGTAGTTGGAGATTCTTATGGACTGTTATGGTTCCTTTGAGTAAGCCTGCTTTAATTACCGGTGCATTATTAAAATTTGTCGGTAGTTGGAATGCATTCTTATGGGTATTAATTGTTACTAAATCACCAGAAATGAGAACCTTAGCTGTTGGATTACAAACATTTACCACAGAGTCTGGTACAATGTATAATTTATTAATGGCAGCTTCTACATTCTCAATAATACCAATTATTATTCTATTTATTTTCATGCAAAAATACTTTGTTGCAGGTATTGCAAGATCGGGTTTAAAAGGATAA
- a CDS encoding class I SAM-dependent methyltransferase produces the protein MEKLIITTSHKPSKEQLIRAKHLADEYGLIYKNRRHLHTDNIYFVVEKNLTVKVKKDDFEFFFHPSIVKIRMKNYISDKKDYLLSNMNLKGNETVLDLTFGLGSEALLIASQLKDGKLIGLEGAFPIYFVVKESINYYPYKIKWLKETAKKIEILNDNYKRFIRKQKDKSYDIIYCDPMFENPVFESSALNPLRKFAVYDSLEISDIEEMKRVAKEKVIIKAHVKDSIWDKYKFDKIDGSKNSGVFYGVIYLK, from the coding sequence ATGGAAAAATTAATTATAACTACGTCCCACAAACCATCGAAGGAACAACTAATTCGAGCGAAACATCTCGCTGATGAATATGGTTTAATATATAAAAATAGAAGACATTTACATACAGACAATATATATTTTGTTGTTGAAAAGAATTTAACTGTTAAAGTAAAGAAGGATGATTTTGAATTTTTCTTTCATCCTTCTATTGTAAAAATACGTATGAAAAATTATATTTCAGATAAAAAAGATTATCTTTTAAGTAATATGAATTTAAAAGGAAATGAAACCGTTTTAGATTTAACCTTTGGTCTTGGTAGCGAAGCACTATTAATAGCTTCACAATTAAAAGATGGTAAATTAATAGGATTAGAAGGGGCTTTTCCTATATACTTTGTTGTTAAAGAAAGTATAAATTATTATCCATATAAAATAAAATGGTTGAAAGAAACTGCTAAAAAAATAGAAATTTTAAATGATAATTACAAAAGATTTATTAGAAAACAAAAAGATAAAAGTTATGATATTATATATTGTGATCCTATGTTTGAAAATCCTGTATTTGAGTCTTCTGCTTTAAATCCATTGAGAAAATTTGCAGTATATGATTCTCTAGAAATTTCTGATATTGAAGAAATGAAAAGAGTTGCTAAAGAAAAGGTTATTATTAAAGCTCATGTAAAAGATTCAATATGGGATAAATATAAATTTGATAAAATTGATGGAAGTAAAAATTCTGGTGTATTCTATGGGGTGATTTATTTAAAATGA
- the miaA gene encoding tRNA (adenosine(37)-N6)-dimethylallyltransferase MiaA, translated as MKIPVILGPTAVGKTGILTELGNEYEVVSCDSRQIYKYMNIGTAKPTNEEQQKIKHHLIDFVEPDQYYNAYMYRLDALKAIEDILNRGKIPIISGGTGLYFDAVYKGFFESPSSLTLRSYLRKLENSQPGIIREILKDVDPESYLRIHQNDLKRSIRALEIYIVSGKRMSDLIKNHKIESKYDFNIIILDRDRTELHERINLRVEKMISDGLIDEVKNLIDMGYNKNLNSLNTIGYIEVLEYIEGKYDYEKMIHLIKRNTRRYARRQIIYFRGYENATWINLTNTSNPVEIIKSLI; from the coding sequence ATGAAAATTCCAGTAATACTAGGTCCTACTGCTGTAGGAAAAACTGGTATATTAACTGAATTAGGAAATGAATACGAAGTTGTATCTTGTGATTCCAGACAAATATATAAATATATGAATATTGGAACTGCTAAACCAACAAATGAAGAACAACAAAAAATAAAACATCATCTTATTGATTTTGTTGAACCTGATCAATATTATAATGCATATATGTATAGACTTGATGCTTTAAAAGCTATAGAAGATATATTAAATAGAGGAAAAATACCAATTATTTCTGGTGGTACAGGATTGTATTTTGATGCAGTTTATAAGGGGTTTTTTGAATCACCTAGTTCTTTAACTTTAAGAAGTTATTTAAGAAAACTAGAAAATTCTCAACCAGGTATAATACGAGAAATATTAAAAGATGTAGATCCTGAAAGTTATTTAAGAATACACCAAAATGATTTAAAAAGAAGTATTAGAGCTTTGGAAATATATATTGTTTCTGGAAAAAGAATGTCTGATTTAATTAAAAATCACAAAATTGAATCAAAATATGATTTTAATATTATTATTTTGGATAGAGATAGAACTGAATTACATGAAAGAATTAATTTAAGAGTTGAAAAAATGATTTCTGATGGTTTAATTGATGAAGTAAAAAATTTAATAGATATGGGTTATAACAAAAACTTAAATTCTTTGAATACTATTGGATATATTGAAGTATTAGAATATATAGAGGGAAAGTATGACTATGAAAAAATGATTCATTTAATAAAAAGAAATACAAGAAGATATGCCAGAAGGCAAATTATATATTTTAGAGGATATGAAAATGCAACGTGGATTAATTTAACTAATACTTCAAATCCTGTTGAAATTATTAAATCTTTAATTTAA
- the hfq gene encoding RNA chaperone Hfq yields the protein MAEKFNLQERFLNLLRTNKIECKIYFEGGFQTTGFIKSFDNFTILLEKKGQQSLVYKHAIKMIVPAKYVKIFQQENQN from the coding sequence ATGGCAGAAAAATTTAATTTGCAAGAAAGATTTTTGAACTTATTAAGAACAAATAAGATTGAGTGTAAGATTTACTTTGAAGGTGGTTTCCAAACAACTGGTTTTATTAAATCTTTTGATAATTTCACAATTTTATTAGAAAAAAAAGGGCAACAATCATTAGTATATAAGCACGCTATAAAAATGATTGTTCCTGCTAAATATGTAAAAATCTTCCAACAAGAAAATCAAAATTAA
- a CDS encoding M23 family metallopeptidase gives MKKIIVLSLILLSFIFVFSQRFLPPIDSYLTSSFGEYRDTGDKPHFHLGIDFSSYSRVGYPVVSAADGYVYKIWLNEEIYGNTLFIYHPDYDLITVYAHLSSFKGLVDEIANSVSKEIGNSFAEIKFPEGEIRVSKGDEIALSGKSGEADVPHIHFEVREIKKSGNEEIEIVRDALEFVDYIEMRPRVLEALEIRSNNRTFNLLEDQVIEIPFSTLPKLEVKADEKIGNNTKIIPRKISLRVNDELVYEIEFDAIRADEIYSPNSVFGYGSNIFTYWLKLYSSSFITPIKVNRWNEIAFTLKNRNPAELILEDIWGTVKVYKFILVKEM, from the coding sequence ATGAAAAAAATAATTGTTTTATCTTTAATCCTTTTAAGTTTTATTTTTGTTTTTTCTCAAAGATTTTTACCACCTATAGACTCATATCTAACATCTTCTTTTGGAGAATATAGAGATACCGGAGATAAACCACATTTTCATTTAGGTATAGATTTTTCATCTTATTCTAGAGTAGGATATCCTGTTGTTTCAGCAGCAGATGGATATGTATATAAAATATGGTTAAATGAAGAGATATATGGAAATACACTTTTTATCTATCATCCAGATTATGATTTAATTACTGTTTATGCACATTTAAGTTCTTTTAAAGGTTTGGTTGATGAAATTGCAAACTCAGTTTCAAAAGAAATTGGTAATTCCTTTGCAGAAATAAAATTCCCTGAAGGTGAAATAAGAGTTTCAAAAGGTGACGAAATAGCACTTTCTGGAAAATCAGGAGAAGCTGATGTTCCACATATTCATTTTGAGGTTAGAGAAATTAAAAAATCTGGAAATGAAGAAATTGAAATTGTTAGAGATGCTTTAGAATTTGTTGATTATATTGAAATGAGACCTAGAGTATTAGAAGCATTGGAAATTAGATCAAATAATAGAACATTTAATTTATTAGAAGATCAAGTAATTGAAATACCTTTTTCAACTTTACCAAAATTAGAAGTTAAAGCTGATGAAAAAATAGGAAATAACACAAAAATAATACCTAGAAAAATTTCTTTACGTGTAAATGATGAATTAGTATATGAAATTGAATTCGATGCAATTAGAGCTGATGAAATATATTCACCAAATTCTGTGTTTGGTTATGGTTCTAATATTTTCACATATTGGTTAAAATTGTATTCATCATCTTTTATAACTCCAATAAAGGTTAATAGATGGAATGAAATTGCCTTTACATTAAAGAATAGAAATCCAGCCGAACTAATTTTAGAAGATATTTGGGGTACAGTAAAAGTATATAAATTTATTTTAGTAAAAGAAATGTAA